From a single Methanofollis sp. W23 genomic region:
- a CDS encoding aconitase/3-isopropylmalate dehydratase large subunit family protein, with amino-acid sequence MSTLSETILGAPAGEYVDRRVDRAYAHDGTGVLALEAWRAIGTGVFTDPDHRHLIFDHIAPANTSLTADLQKELRAFAEEQQVHFSDVGGGVCHQVMAEGAALPGEVVLGADSHTCTLGALGAFATGVGATDLAGVFATGETWFRVPETTGLFLEGHLSGAVEAKDLALAYVAALGMDGGTYRALEFVGEAAAGLSMADRLTLSNMAVETGAKAGLFYADETTRQYFAGFGHEVEVQPRGIDSYPDEVTLDLENLEPLIALPPRVDTVCPVAEQEGVPIDQVFLGTCTCGRYEDLERFARIVRGKKVAVRTVVVPASRSVLLRALATGVLETLIKAGCAVGTPGCGPCLGAHMGVIGEGEVCLSTANRNFRNRMGVGGEIYLASPSTAAATALAGEVASPEGYL; translated from the coding sequence ATGAGCACGCTCTCAGAGACGATCCTCGGCGCACCCGCCGGCGAGTATGTCGACCGGCGGGTGGACCGGGCCTATGCCCACGACGGGACCGGGGTTCTGGCCCTTGAAGCATGGCGGGCGATCGGGACCGGGGTCTTCACCGATCCTGACCACCGGCACCTGATCTTCGATCACATCGCCCCGGCCAACACCTCGCTGACCGCCGACCTCCAGAAGGAACTGCGTGCCTTTGCAGAGGAGCAGCAGGTCCACTTCTCAGATGTCGGCGGTGGGGTCTGCCACCAGGTGATGGCCGAGGGGGCCGCCCTGCCTGGCGAGGTGGTCCTTGGCGCCGACTCCCATACCTGCACCCTCGGGGCCCTCGGCGCCTTTGCGACCGGGGTGGGTGCGACCGACCTTGCAGGGGTCTTTGCGACCGGTGAGACCTGGTTCAGGGTGCCTGAGACGACCGGGCTCTTCCTTGAGGGGCACCTTTCCGGGGCAGTCGAGGCAAAGGACCTCGCGCTTGCCTATGTCGCCGCCCTCGGGATGGACGGCGGGACGTACCGCGCCCTTGAGTTCGTGGGCGAGGCGGCCGCCGGGCTCTCGATGGCCGACCGCCTCACCCTGTCGAACATGGCGGTGGAGACCGGTGCGAAGGCCGGGCTCTTCTATGCCGACGAAACGACCCGGCAGTACTTCGCCGGGTTCGGGCACGAGGTCGAGGTCCAGCCGCGGGGGATCGACAGCTATCCTGACGAGGTGACCCTCGACCTTGAGAACCTTGAACCCCTCATCGCCCTCCCGCCCAGGGTGGACACGGTCTGTCCGGTCGCCGAGCAGGAGGGGGTGCCGATCGACCAGGTCTTCCTGGGCACCTGCACCTGCGGGCGCTATGAGGACCTGGAACGCTTTGCGAGAATTGTCAGGGGCAAGAAGGTGGCGGTCAGGACCGTTGTCGTCCCTGCGTCGCGGAGCGTGCTTCTCCGTGCACTTGCGACCGGCGTCCTTGAGACGCTTATCAAGGCCGGGTGTGCGGTCGGGACGCCAGGGTGCGGCCCGTGCCTGGGTGCGCATATGGGCGTGATCGGGGAGGGCGAGGTCTGCCTCTCGACGGCGAACCGGAACTTCAGGAACAGGATGGGTGTCGGCGGCGAGATCTATCTTGCGTCCCCTTCGACTGCGGCGGCGACTGCCCTTGCCGGCGAGGTCGCCTCACCGGAGGGATATCTATGA
- a CDS encoding radical SAM protein, whose translation MDWLRLKAELLAEGRVKVVGVPARRFISSSTAGPGAGGTGSLFFSVDGRRVRLLVDPDAALILIHEGMGKATIPFKGELVRGELEPAPLHCPRQAYITLSERCIFSCKYCTVPLGQGRIKRPDEVIEMVMSAVGEIDAISITSGVPVSAAEEERRTVGIVRLLVPFGLPIGVSIYPTPQTPRVLREAGVAEVKFNLEAATPGLFAEMCPGQDWTLLWEVLEESVRIFGRDHVQSNIIVGLGESDEEMEVVVRRLCSIGVIPILRPLAPAAGLAHYARPSAERMLSLHAMLERALKEAGLDPAQAQTMCAACAGCDLIPGRD comes from the coding sequence GTGGACTGGCTCAGACTGAAGGCCGAACTCCTGGCCGAAGGTCGGGTGAAGGTGGTCGGGGTGCCGGCGAGGCGATTCATCTCGTCTTCGACGGCCGGCCCTGGCGCCGGCGGCACAGGTTCTCTTTTTTTCTCGGTCGACGGCCGGAGGGTCAGGCTCTTGGTCGATCCAGATGCCGCCCTCATACTTATCCACGAGGGGATGGGGAAGGCGACCATTCCCTTCAAGGGAGAACTGGTGCGCGGTGAACTTGAACCCGCTCCTCTCCACTGTCCTCGCCAGGCCTACATCACTCTCTCTGAACGGTGCATCTTCTCATGCAAGTACTGCACTGTCCCGCTCGGGCAGGGCCGGATCAAGAGGCCTGACGAGGTGATCGAGATGGTGATGTCGGCTGTCGGGGAGATCGACGCCATTTCGATCACGAGCGGGGTGCCGGTGAGTGCGGCCGAGGAAGAACGGCGGACCGTCGGGATTGTCCGTCTCCTTGTCCCCTTTGGTCTCCCGATCGGGGTCTCCATCTACCCGACGCCGCAGACCCCAAGGGTGCTGCGGGAGGCAGGGGTCGCGGAGGTGAAGTTCAACCTCGAAGCAGCGACGCCCGGACTTTTCGCCGAAATGTGTCCAGGACAGGACTGGACCCTCCTCTGGGAGGTGCTCGAGGAGTCAGTCAGGATCTTTGGTCGGGACCATGTCCAGAGCAACATCATCGTCGGGCTCGGGGAGAGTGACGAGGAGATGGAGGTGGTCGTCCGTCGGCTCTGTTCCATCGGGGTGATCCCGATCCTCCGTCCTCTTGCGCCTGCGGCAGGGCTTGCCCACTATGCACGCCCGTCGGCAGAACGGATGCTCAGCCTCCATGCCATGCTGGAGAGGGCATTGAAGGAGGCCGGGCTCGATCCCGCACAGGCGCAGACAATGTGTGCGGCCTGTGCAGGGTGTGACCTGATCCCTGGGAGGGACTGA
- a CDS encoding 3-isopropylmalate dehydratase — MKAEGRAVCLGRDIDTDLIIAGRYLRTKDRSVWATHVFEDLDPGLARRLKGAVIVAGPNFGCGSSREQAPVALKEAGVVAVAAPMFARIFFRNAVNIGLPVLECEIPCQDGGEVCFDLEEGWIEASGARRPLRPLSPRMRAILQAGGLVSYLSGGQR; from the coding sequence ATGAAGGCAGAGGGACGTGCGGTCTGCCTGGGCCGTGACATCGATACCGACCTGATCATCGCGGGGAGGTACTTGCGGACCAAGGATCGTTCGGTCTGGGCCACCCATGTCTTTGAGGACCTCGACCCCGGCCTTGCCAGGAGACTGAAGGGAGCGGTGATCGTCGCAGGCCCGAATTTCGGGTGCGGTTCGTCCAGGGAGCAGGCCCCGGTCGCCCTGAAAGAGGCAGGGGTCGTGGCGGTGGCCGCTCCGATGTTTGCCAGAATATTCTTCAGGAACGCCGTCAATATTGGTCTTCCAGTGCTTGAGTGCGAGATCCCATGCCAGGATGGTGGGGAAGTGTGCTTTGACCTTGAAGAGGGATGGATCGAGGCGTCGGGTGCCCGCCGCCCTCTCCGTCCTCTCTCCCCGCGGATGCGGGCGATCCTCCAGGCTGGAGGTCTTGTCTCCTATCTCAGCGGAGGCCAGAGATGA
- a CDS encoding HepT-like ribonuclease domain-containing protein, which yields MRDKLIHTYCGVDTMLVWRTAVNHVPELRREIQRIVGEEGGG from the coding sequence TTGCGGGACAAACTGATCCATACCTATTGTGGCGTCGACACGATGCTCGTCTGGAGGACGGCCGTCAACCACGTGCCTGAACTCCGGCGGGAGATCCAGCGGATCGTTGGGGAGGAAGGCGGAGGGTAA
- a CDS encoding restriction endonuclease produces the protein MPKFCPECGTPLQYTNAKFCPECGTELTQETSSQIVPTKTQSDPPSDDDWSDPIDWSDEDYTEESGPSSANVYELGTKLEEMVDSIYQAEGYKTERRVRMPGQGGYTNEIDVVAKRGKKQIAIECKNFKDAVGIKEVRDFSKRLDDLGGGWRGVFVAFNDFTIDAQNFAESKNIEIVGHEEIKEKWLAVSVGRTSWKGEKLNLKFALPIESDYLAVTTLPLQNKDLVEVSDARLTFHPYIKIPYSFKAQVYDPTKELHKFSDDGIVVIDLLDGRVLNRQAEKGSSFFNSLSASKQSTSNTRTLQTFNEVLNYSPSPEYSITIGSDYQITELKPEITKRTVQRVAIEYITAKNTSDITYTPSKGDTILDSKRRKFIPRRGDIKLFNSEMVSVPKWNVHFNALGTIYTKEVFAHSGTVLENTIRYCPQHFKLGAINIKKETVAVCEVCGKACCSEHISQCPVCGKWVCEEHALTCSSCGKTFCKEHASTICSVCNMPICSDCEVECPICHRTYGSDHTQICDKCGTAACSQCIATSGLFRKTRICKNCQ, from the coding sequence ATGCCGAAATTTTGTCCTGAATGTGGAACGCCATTACAGTACACCAACGCAAAATTCTGTCCCGAATGTGGTACCGAGTTAACACAGGAGACATCATCGCAAATTGTTCCAACCAAAACCCAAAGTGACCCTCCTTCTGATGATGATTGGTCGGATCCTATCGATTGGTCGGATGAAGATTACACCGAAGAGAGCGGACCGTCTTCTGCGAACGTCTACGAACTCGGAACGAAACTGGAAGAGATGGTAGACTCGATTTACCAGGCAGAAGGTTACAAGACCGAAAGAAGGGTCAGAATGCCTGGTCAGGGGGGTTATACAAACGAAATCGATGTCGTTGCCAAGAGAGGGAAAAAGCAGATTGCTATCGAATGTAAGAATTTTAAAGACGCAGTCGGCATAAAAGAGGTTCGGGACTTTTCTAAGAGACTTGATGATCTCGGTGGAGGTTGGCGAGGTGTTTTTGTCGCCTTCAACGACTTTACCATTGATGCTCAGAATTTTGCGGAGAGTAAGAACATCGAGATCGTCGGTCACGAAGAGATCAAGGAAAAGTGGCTCGCTGTCTCTGTCGGAAGGACCAGTTGGAAAGGAGAAAAACTGAATTTAAAATTTGCTCTGCCAATAGAATCAGATTACCTCGCAGTGACGACGCTACCACTCCAGAACAAAGATCTGGTTGAGGTGAGCGATGCCAGGCTCACCTTCCATCCATATATAAAGATACCCTACAGTTTCAAAGCTCAGGTCTATGATCCGACCAAAGAACTGCATAAGTTTTCGGATGACGGAATCGTTGTGATCGATCTCTTAGATGGCAGGGTACTCAACAGGCAGGCAGAGAAGGGGAGCTCGTTTTTTAATTCGCTGAGTGCCTCAAAACAGAGCACCAGCAACACTCGAACACTCCAGACCTTCAACGAAGTACTGAATTATTCTCCCTCACCCGAATACTCTATTACCATCGGTTCGGATTATCAGATCACCGAACTGAAACCTGAAATCACCAAGCGGACGGTCCAGAGAGTTGCCATAGAATATATCACCGCTAAGAATACGAGTGATATAACGTACACCCCTTCAAAGGGGGATACCATTCTGGATAGCAAGAGAAGGAAGTTTATCCCAAGAAGGGGCGATATAAAACTATTTAATAGTGAAATGGTTTCCGTTCCAAAATGGAATGTTCATTTCAACGCATTAGGCACGATATATACGAAAGAAGTGTTTGCCCACTCTGGAACAGTCCTTGAAAATACCATCCGCTATTGCCCGCAGCATTTCAAACTTGGTGCGATTAATATTAAGAAAGAGACTGTTGCTGTTTGTGAAGTGTGCGGAAAAGCCTGTTGTAGTGAGCACATTTCACAATGCCCTGTCTGCGGGAAATGGGTCTGTGAAGAACATGCTTTGACCTGCAGTTCCTGCGGCAAGACATTCTGTAAAGAGCATGCCAGCACGATCTGTTCAGTATGCAATATGCCGATCTGCTCCGACTGTGAGGTTGAGTGCCCGATCTGTCACAGAACCTATGGGTCCGATCATACCCAGATCTGCGACAAGTGTGGAACAGCGGCTTGCTCGCAGTGTATTGCTACATCAGGGTTATTTCGGAAGACAAGGATCTGTAAGAATTGTCAATAA
- the mmp11 gene encoding methanogenesis marker protein 11, producing MANDQKEPSKVLLDPYVISYPGIVAVADPGGDQVEIIEFYECIGGAQWVRRHYAQSPLVESVRTVGPTTRYLVRTGSTDLGLEGSKFPAGIAGALVEDDEVSVTYLGMGGGGVGASACRARGRGVIRAECDESGGGKLAGSTIWLPRRDRVVIGVDDTDTPEAGATWTLVHNIAMAVADEASVYLSHTIVQLFPVPERTKNCVGCAVEFASTDPDGLINRFAALLRRYTLSDQTGMAAMVGFDPSSLREYGEAVKRGKVSRADLEDVLPQVRVVMDGNGLIGAVGAIPFYTDFEEALALWTGSD from the coding sequence ATGGCGAACGACCAGAAGGAACCCTCTAAAGTCCTTCTAGATCCCTACGTGATCTCGTACCCCGGGATCGTCGCCGTCGCCGATCCCGGCGGCGACCAGGTCGAGATCATCGAGTTCTACGAATGTATCGGCGGGGCGCAGTGGGTCCGTCGCCACTATGCCCAGAGCCCGCTCGTCGAGTCGGTGCGGACAGTCGGACCGACGACGAGGTACCTCGTGCGGACCGGGTCGACTGACCTCGGGCTCGAAGGCTCGAAGTTTCCTGCCGGGATCGCCGGGGCCTTGGTCGAGGACGACGAGGTCTCGGTCACCTATCTTGGCATGGGCGGTGGTGGCGTCGGCGCCTCGGCCTGCCGGGCGCGGGGCCGGGGCGTGATCAGGGCCGAGTGCGACGAGTCAGGTGGGGGAAAACTGGCCGGCTCGACGATCTGGCTCCCCCGCCGCGACCGGGTGGTGATCGGGGTGGACGATACCGACACCCCTGAGGCGGGAGCGACCTGGACCCTGGTCCACAACATCGCCATGGCGGTGGCGGACGAGGCTTCGGTCTACCTCTCTCACACCATCGTGCAGCTTTTCCCGGTCCCAGAGAGGACGAAGAACTGCGTGGGGTGTGCGGTTGAGTTCGCCTCCACCGATCCTGATGGCCTCATCAATCGGTTTGCGGCGCTGCTCAGGCGCTACACCCTCTCTGACCAGACCGGGATGGCGGCCATGGTGGGGTTCGACCCCTCGTCCCTCCGCGAATATGGCGAGGCGGTGAAGCGGGGCAAGGTCTCGCGTGCCGACCTCGAAGATGTACTCCCTCAGGTCAGAGTCGTGATGGACGGGAACGGGCTCATCGGTGCGGTCGGTGCGATCCCCTTCTATACCGACTTCGAGGAGGCACTTGCCCTGTGGACTGGCTCAGACTGA
- a CDS encoding thiamine pyrophosphate-dependent enzyme produces MNGAESLATALRTAADHVYGVPGYPVTEVVAAAGAEVCVNEKVALEYALGDSLSGRRAAVVVKHVGMNLLADPLVQATAQGLCAGVVVLVGDDPLARASQVAEDSRAFGQVAMVPVVEPEDPSALGAAVEEAFLLSESLSRVVILRVVPEVLGADAAATPVPRNPGAGALADPGLTTLGRWQHALQVMAALSGRPAPGGIRVTYPAVPAPEAPPERFSHRGYSRTLCGGCPYRPLFSLLAERGMRPAVDAGCSLLAVNPPYCIGTASYGLGSAVAVGARSTGVALIGDYALLHSGVNALIDIYEKEIPLLCIVLENRRMGMVGGQETPGLRRYLGWAEPEYCQADDLPGLRRLIVPADRPKTVVVSGECPAGECHEKVECRDL; encoded by the coding sequence ATGAATGGGGCAGAGTCTCTGGCCACCGCCCTGCGGACCGCGGCCGACCATGTCTATGGGGTGCCTGGCTACCCGGTGACCGAGGTTGTCGCGGCGGCCGGGGCCGAGGTCTGCGTCAACGAGAAGGTGGCCCTGGAATACGCCCTTGGCGACTCGCTTTCAGGTCGGCGCGCGGCGGTCGTCGTCAAGCACGTGGGGATGAACCTCCTTGCTGACCCGCTGGTCCAGGCGACGGCCCAGGGGCTCTGTGCCGGGGTCGTGGTCCTGGTCGGCGACGACCCCCTGGCCCGCGCCTCGCAGGTGGCCGAGGACTCCAGGGCCTTCGGGCAGGTGGCGATGGTCCCGGTGGTGGAGCCCGAAGATCCGTCTGCCCTTGGGGCCGCAGTCGAAGAGGCGTTCTTGCTCTCAGAGTCTCTCTCAAGGGTCGTTATCCTCAGGGTCGTCCCTGAGGTGCTCGGTGCCGACGCGGCGGCAACGCCTGTGCCGAGAAACCCTGGTGCCGGGGCGCTCGCCGACCCTGGCCTGACCACCCTCGGGCGGTGGCAGCATGCCCTCCAGGTCATGGCGGCCTTGTCGGGCCGCCCGGCCCCGGGGGGGATAAGGGTCACCTATCCTGCAGTCCCCGCACCCGAGGCCCCACCTGAGCGGTTCTCACACAGGGGCTATTCCCGGACCCTCTGCGGGGGGTGTCCGTACCGCCCGCTCTTCTCTCTGCTTGCAGAGCGGGGGATGCGGCCCGCGGTCGATGCCGGGTGTTCCCTCCTTGCGGTCAACCCGCCATACTGCATCGGGACGGCCAGTTATGGCCTCGGCTCGGCGGTGGCGGTGGGAGCGCGGAGCACCGGGGTGGCCCTCATCGGGGACTATGCCCTCCTTCATTCTGGGGTGAATGCCCTCATCGACATCTATGAAAAAGAGATCCCGCTCCTCTGTATCGTACTGGAGAACAGGCGTATGGGCATGGTCGGCGGCCAGGAGACCCCTGGTCTCAGGCGGTACCTCGGGTGGGCCGAACCTGAATACTGCCAGGCCGACGACCTGCCAGGACTGCGGCGGCTGATAGTCCCTGCAGACCGCCCGAAGACGGTGGTCGTCAGCGGAGAATGTCCTGCTGGTGAATGTCATGAAAAAGTTGAATGTAGAGATCTGTGA
- a CDS encoding nucleotidyltransferase domain-containing protein: MGPTLSILRERFRVESIALFGSYAREGQGEGSEIDLLVAFGAGADLFDFVGPSQFLEEKLGGSVDVVPETALRPEIRSQVTRDLLFA, translated from the coding sequence TTGGGACCGACTCTCTCAATACTCAGAGAGCGATTCCGTGTCGAGAGCATCGCCCTCTTCGGCTCATATGCCCGCGAGGGACAGGGGGAGGGCAGCGAGATCGATCTCCTCGTCGCGTTCGGCGCCGGTGCCGACCTCTTTGATTTTGTCGGGCCGTCGCAGTTTCTCGAAGAAAAACTCGGCGGTAGCGTTGATGTCGTACCGGAAACCGCACTCCGCCCGGAGATCCGCAGCCAGGTGACGCGAGACCTCCTCTTTGCATGA
- a CDS encoding HepT-like ribonuclease domain-containing protein has translation MRSSLLYFSDLAGALEKIEEFTAGMTYDGFLYDDKTQSAVIRKFEVIGEAAKRSPCPSGRGTLPFHGRKWRGCGTN, from the coding sequence ATGAGATCCTCTCTCCTCTACTTCTCCGACCTCGCCGGTGCCCTGGAAAAGATCGAGGAGTTCACCGCGGGCATGACCTACGACGGGTTTCTCTATGACGATAAGACACAAAGCGCCGTCATCAGGAAGTTCGAGGTCATCGGGGAGGCGGCAAAAAGATCCCCCTGTCCGTCAGGGAGAGGCACCCTGCCGTTCCATGGAAGGAAATGGCGGGGTTGCGGGACAAACTGA
- a CDS encoding homocitrate synthase family protein yields MKKLNVEICDVTLRDGEQTPGVTFTREEKMEIASLLDATGVEVIEAGFPAVSGKEQEAVKAVCQMGLDARICALARAKKGDIDAALDCDVDMIGLFAATSDLHIRTKYKKSREAVMAETCEMVEYAHDHGVQVRFGAEDGSRTDLQDLINAYRQVAAAGADLGTLADTVGCMTPMETFARVQAVRQAVDLPLCIHCHDDLGCATANTLVAAEAGAFQLHTTVNGLGERAGNTPLEEVLVVLAMKNDLNRYDLSHIAALSDLVAHTSGVEVARNKAVVGANAFAHESGIHIAALLEDPSTYEYVRPSLVGRDRTFVLGKHTGRHAVEHVAASLGYHLDGEEVRWVLREVKRRSEAKCHVTPEVLQDILCAAVKGVHG; encoded by the coding sequence ATGAAAAAGTTGAATGTAGAGATCTGTGATGTAACACTGCGTGATGGTGAGCAGACGCCAGGCGTCACGTTCACCCGTGAGGAGAAGATGGAGATCGCCTCCCTCCTTGACGCGACCGGCGTCGAGGTGATCGAGGCGGGGTTCCCTGCAGTCTCTGGAAAGGAGCAGGAGGCGGTGAAGGCGGTCTGCCAGATGGGGCTTGACGCCAGGATCTGTGCGCTTGCCCGGGCGAAAAAGGGGGATATCGATGCCGCCCTCGACTGTGACGTCGACATGATCGGGCTCTTTGCCGCGACCTCTGACCTCCATATCAGGACCAAGTACAAGAAGAGCCGCGAGGCGGTGATGGCCGAGACCTGCGAGATGGTCGAGTACGCCCATGACCATGGGGTCCAGGTGAGGTTCGGGGCCGAGGACGGGTCACGGACCGACCTCCAGGACCTGATCAACGCATACCGGCAGGTGGCCGCTGCCGGGGCCGATCTCGGTACTCTGGCCGACACGGTCGGGTGCATGACCCCGATGGAGACCTTTGCACGGGTGCAGGCGGTGCGGCAGGCGGTCGACCTCCCGCTCTGTATTCACTGTCATGACGATCTCGGGTGCGCCACCGCAAACACCCTCGTCGCCGCGGAGGCCGGGGCCTTCCAGCTCCATACCACGGTCAACGGCCTGGGGGAACGCGCCGGCAACACCCCTCTTGAAGAGGTGCTCGTGGTCCTTGCGATGAAGAACGATCTCAACCGCTACGACCTCTCCCATATCGCCGCCCTCTCAGACCTGGTCGCTCACACGTCAGGGGTGGAGGTCGCGAGGAACAAGGCGGTGGTCGGGGCGAACGCCTTTGCTCACGAGAGCGGGATTCATATCGCCGCCCTGCTCGAAGATCCGTCGACCTACGAGTATGTCCGCCCCTCCCTGGTGGGGAGGGACCGGACCTTTGTGCTGGGCAAGCACACTGGTCGGCACGCCGTCGAGCATGTGGCCGCGTCCCTCGGGTATCATCTCGACGGGGAGGAGGTGCGCTGGGTGCTGCGCGAGGTGAAACGGCGCAGCGAGGCGAAGTGTCATGTGACGCCCGAGGTGCTCCAGGACATTCTCTGTGCCGCCGTGAAGGGGGTGCATGGATGA
- a CDS encoding isocitrate/isopropylmalate family dehydrogenase, with translation MKVAVVPGDGIGKEVVPVAEAVLRRLHPEWDYVEVEIGYGRWKRCGEALGAEELQALREADSVLFGAVTTPPDPNYQSVIVRLRKELELYANVRPVQGAGVDITIVRENTEGLYSGIEWELPGSACTLRVVTEAGSRRIARFAAARAKGRRFTIGTKANVLKSDALFRRCAIEEAEAAGLEWEEKYIDALCLGVLMHPAHYGVVVTTNIFGDILSDAAGALVGGLGLLPSANIGDDHALFEPVHGSAPDIEGKGIANPVAALRSAAMLLDHAGDAAGAAAVEAAVTATLDTGMKTPDLGGSATTAAFGEAVLGHLG, from the coding sequence ATGAAGGTCGCAGTCGTTCCAGGTGACGGGATCGGGAAGGAGGTGGTCCCGGTCGCTGAGGCGGTGCTCAGGCGCCTCCATCCGGAGTGGGACTACGTCGAGGTCGAGATCGGGTATGGGCGCTGGAAGCGTTGCGGCGAGGCCCTCGGCGCCGAGGAGTTGCAGGCCCTCCGTGAAGCCGACAGTGTGCTCTTCGGGGCGGTGACCACGCCGCCCGACCCGAATTACCAGAGCGTGATCGTCAGGTTGCGCAAAGAACTCGAACTCTATGCCAATGTCAGGCCGGTCCAGGGGGCCGGGGTGGACATCACCATCGTGCGCGAGAACACCGAGGGGCTGTACTCAGGGATCGAGTGGGAATTGCCAGGGTCGGCCTGCACTCTGCGGGTGGTCACCGAGGCGGGGAGTCGGCGGATCGCACGGTTTGCCGCAGCACGTGCAAAGGGGCGTCGGTTCACCATCGGGACGAAGGCCAACGTCCTCAAGTCGGACGCTCTCTTCAGGCGGTGCGCCATCGAGGAGGCCGAGGCCGCCGGGCTCGAGTGGGAGGAGAAGTACATCGATGCCCTCTGCCTGGGCGTCCTGATGCACCCGGCGCACTACGGGGTCGTGGTGACCACAAACATCTTCGGGGACATCCTCTCCGACGCCGCCGGGGCCCTGGTCGGGGGCCTTGGTCTCCTGCCGTCGGCAAATATCGGGGACGACCATGCTCTCTTTGAGCCGGTCCATGGGTCGGCACCCGACATCGAGGGGAAAGGCATTGCAAACCCTGTGGCGGCTCTCAGAAGTGCGGCGATGCTCCTGGACCATGCTGGAGATGCCGCAGGGGCGGCCGCCGTCGAGGCGGCGGTGACGGCCACGCTGGATACCGGGATGAAGACGCCCGACCTTGGCGGGTCGGCGACGACCGCGGCGTTCGGCGAGGCGGTGCTCGGGCACCTTGGGTGA
- a CDS encoding deoxyribonuclease IV — protein MLRVGCHVSIAKSLAAAVGRAVERECTTFQIFSRNPRGWRFKPLTDEGISAFRDALEGSGIAPVVDHMPYLPNLASPKEEVYQKSVTTLASELGRCEALGIPYLVMHLGSHLGTGIEGGRRRLVAGVLRAFEEAEGETLLLLENTAGTKNSLGGTFEEIRAVLDALPEARTAVCFDTCHAFAAGYDLRTAAAVGETLDTFDDAVGLDRLRVVHCNDSKGPLGSHLDRHEHIGMGAIGEEGFRTFFSVPAVRRLPLICETPVDERRDDAGNIRVVRELARE, from the coding sequence ATGCTACGTGTCGGGTGTCATGTCTCGATCGCCAAATCCCTGGCGGCGGCGGTGGGTCGCGCCGTGGAACGAGAGTGCACGACCTTTCAGATCTTTTCGCGAAACCCACGCGGCTGGCGGTTCAAACCGCTGACCGACGAAGGCATCTCGGCCTTCAGGGACGCTCTTGAGGGGTCGGGGATCGCCCCGGTCGTCGACCACATGCCCTACCTCCCGAACCTCGCCTCGCCCAAGGAGGAGGTCTATCAAAAGTCGGTGACGACTCTCGCCTCCGAACTCGGGCGGTGCGAGGCGCTCGGGATCCCGTACCTCGTGATGCACCTTGGCAGCCATCTCGGGACCGGGATCGAGGGCGGGCGCCGGCGCCTGGTCGCTGGGGTTCTCCGGGCCTTTGAGGAGGCAGAAGGGGAGACTCTCCTCCTCCTCGAGAACACCGCGGGGACGAAGAACAGTCTTGGCGGAACCTTCGAGGAGATCAGGGCGGTGCTGGACGCCCTGCCTGAGGCGCGGACCGCGGTCTGTTTCGATACCTGTCATGCCTTTGCGGCCGGGTATGATCTCCGCACTGCCGCCGCCGTCGGCGAGACCCTCGACACCTTTGACGATGCCGTCGGACTTGACCGCCTCCGGGTCGTTCACTGCAACGACTCGAAGGGCCCCCTCGGCTCGCACCTCGACCGCCACGAGCATATTGGGATGGGAGCGATCGGTGAGGAGGGGTTCCGCACTTTCTTCTCGGTCCCGGCGGTGAGGCGCCTCCCTCTTATCTGTGAGACACCGGTGGACGAGCGCCGCGACGATGCCGGGAATATCAGGGTGGTGCGGGAACTCGCCCGGGAGTGA